The Neofelis nebulosa isolate mNeoNeb1 chromosome 1, mNeoNeb1.pri, whole genome shotgun sequence sequence TAGGTTCAAATTCCTCCCACATCTTAAGGTTCATGAAGTTCATAAAGAACTCCTCTGTAAAGATTAACCTTACAAGCAAATCAGAGGTGACTTGAATTTCAGCCTTATGAATACTTATAAAATcaatttctctgtgtttcttgcatatttattatttttcttcaggtAATTGGAACTGTCTTGCAGAATTTATAGGAAAAGACTCCTTCCATAAACATCCAattctgtttctggactctctccACCTTGCTTCATTTGTTCCTGGGCAGAGCGATAGTAAACCCTTGCTCTATAAAGCAGATCACTGATTTTTCCCCAATATAAAGTCACTTAGATGTTGGTAAGCCTCAGGAGAAACTGTCTGATGAAATTATTAGATGCTAGATGGATTTTGAAACCATCTCCGGTGAAGATGGTCCTTTCAGAAGAGTGGTTAGGACAGAACAGTCTTCTAGGTCTTCTAGATTCTCTACTATCTCTGTAAGTCTTTCTACTGTATCACAGGACAGCACGTTGGAAGCATTGGCTCTGAACTTCTCCCGTAGGTCCTCCTGGCTCAATGGCTTCCTCCAATGGCCATAGAAGGTATCAGAGCGCTCTGTGAAGGTGGCTCCATCATTGAGAGTGACACTTATCTCACAATATAGTGTGTTGAAGCTTGGCAGGTTGTCTTGAGGGTGCTCCAGCTCCACCTTACTGAGCAACTCCCTCACCTGTGGCCTGTTGATCTGGCATTTGTGGAATGATGGGACAGTGATGCCGCCATCAAGCAGTGTGGCACAGGCCACAAACTGGAAGGAATGACGAGCCTCATGCTCCGAGTCTGGGAAGGGCCTGTTTACATACTGGACATCTGGAATTCTGAGCACAATTCTTGCAATGCGGTCAATGGGAAGCAGGGCTCTGTCTGTTACAAGGTGCTTTCTCACAGATGCAGCTGCGTCTGCCACCCAGTGGGTGGCCAAATGTGCAGGGAACCGCTTGAAGGCCACATCCTGCTGGTCCAGCAGCCAAGCGTGGGAATCTAGGTTTGGAAGAACTTTTGGGGAATAGTTGGCATAGAAGGCCCCAAACCCTGTCTGCATGTCCAAGATTTGTCTGTTTCCTTGGAGACCCAGCATTGCCAGAAAAGCGGCTTCCATCCCATGCCTGGCAGCATTGCCGATATGAAGAGGCTTGGTCTGAGTGGCAGCGTTTGCTATGGGTGCCCCGGCATGAGAAACAGCAATAGCCAGGGCCTCTCGGCACTTTGTCATGCTGAGTCCCAAAAACTTGGATGTAGCAGCAGCACTACCCAAGGTTCCTACCACCGAGGGTGGATGGAATCtggaaagcaaaaaagcaaagagTTGGAGATTTACAGACCTCAGTCAGTAGGAGGCAGTATGGTATGATAGTCGGGAATGTAGACAATGGAGCCctgctgcctgggttcaaatctcagctctaccacgtactggctgtgtgatcttgggaaagttattCAACTTGTCTGTACCTGTTTCCTCTTACATAACATGGTGACAATAATATCTGTCTCATAGGGTTTTGTGAGTTTTGAATGAATTCACATGCTTCCATCAGTGCCTGACACAATAAATTCTTTATAGTTATTGCCAGAAAGGCAAAAGTTGTTGCTTGCTGAAATCCCATGTAAGTAGCTATAAAAATGCAGGGCCTTGCAGACATTGAAAATTTGCCCAGTATTCCAATCTACTCCTCTGCTAGCAGGCTGGatcaagtggaaaaataaatataagattgAATCACATGATACAGCCAGCATGTGACTATTTTTGCTCTATGGGTTGAACAGTCAGGTTCAGGATCTTCTGAATGTTCTCAATCTGAAGGACCTCAGCCAATATCAAAGTAGATTCTGCTCTGAGATGAGATTAGGAATATTCAGAGTACCTTGGGTGCCAAAATGACGTGAATCACCCTAGGACGAGAGGCCCCAATTTATTTTATGGTTGTGGTTAGTTGATTCTCTAAACCCAAATGggatttttcattatttcttctggGGTCATACCTTAGTATATGGATATATGGTTTGCTGTGTGGCTGGAAAATTGACTTAGCTCTCAGCACTAATGTTAATATCTTCAGCTGATCTAACTCACCTCTATGTGAGAAAGCTCTACAGAGAGAACAGTGGACAAGTCAAGGGGGAATGCATCTACCTCTGGATGGGGCAGATTCTCTCCCTACCTCTTTGGTATGTCATTGGCTTCCTTGGAGAAACGCAGTAATTGGCCTTGCACTTCAATCCCAACATTGAAAGCTAAGAGCAGATCAAGGCCAGAACACTTTGGACTTGGAGGCAGAGCTTCTGATAAAGCCAGCAGGACAGGAAGGACCGCTCCAGAAGGGTGGGTGGCAGGATGCCATGTATCATCAAAATCCATTGAGTGAATCTatgtaaacatacacacacaaacaacaaccaaaaaccaaatTAGATTTACCTGAATGCAATGGCTTTTGGACCAGTAGGGGTTTAATTTAGTAATAACTCTATTTGATATGAGATTTTTAGCTCtgattatctgaaaataaaacctGTAAACCGGCTGTGATTCTTAATCATATGGCGGGGTACTGGATGTGCTGTCCTCTGCTTAGAGCAGGCAGGACTTTAGGGAGCAGCTAGAGAGCCCCAGTGAGCTTGGCTCTTACCCAGGTAGCCAGAGCTCTCTGCCACAGCACCTGGAAAGAGTGCTTAAAAACAAAGCTGTGAAGTTAGGCGGctgttcctctcttcctccctcaccctccaGACAAGTTGCACTGAAAGTTTAATGCCATTTATTCCATATCAGGCCATATATTTTTGTACCTTTTTgttatgaaataatttcaaagttaCAAGGAAGTTGCAAGAACTCTCAAACCCAGATTAACTaccaagttatattttaaaatcattattttctgcTATGAGGTTTTATTCCTCTTCATCCTAGCCATTTGCTTATCCCTGATATGAAATAGTAATAGCCAGAAGTTCACTTAAAAATCGATTTCCATGTCTCTTGGATGTGGCTGATCTGGACACTGCTTGCTGGACTTTACTCTGAGATACACTATTGCGTTTGCCTTTCAGTATTCTGAACTACTGTCCCACAAAACATAAAACTATCTCAGACATCCCAACATATTCGTGTCTAAATTATATCTTGTATATAGATACAGACTGCTGCTGACACACAGACAAAGCATAAACACTGTCAGATGAAAAGTGCTGATTTTTGCTTCAGAAAATATAGACACCATATGGCCACTGTTTCtttctcagtaaatatctgttgaatgaaaggATGGATGAAAAGCTGGTTACTGAATAAGAACTGGTAGTGGCCACAACAAAAGGAATTGAGTCTGGATAGCgggttttatattttttgctatAGATGTTCAAAGTTAGATACCATAAGGGTATTTTTATCTAAATCCTCCAACTGATTTCCTCTATTTCACAATGTGTTTGAAAAGCGTCAGTTCACTGTAAAGCATCAATAACTACATAGAAGAGAGGGCCGACCACTttatctctctgaacctcaatgaCTTATCAGTGAAATATGGAAATTGAGCAATTTCTGAGATATTTCCTGGCTCTGAAATTATTATGATTGCCTAAAATTAGAAAAGATGTAAACCTCCTTACAGCCACACCGTTCACAAAAGCAGCATATGTCGGCGGGAGCCTTAAGTCTGGCTGACCCCAAACAGTGCTGGCCACATTGGAACTGTAGATCTGAAAGAAAGGAATATCAATCAGTAAGACAGAGTGGAAACACGGCATGCCAAGTCACCATTTTAAGAGCCATTCCTCATCGTGGAGGCATGACTTTAAGAGTCCTTGTTTGAAAACTTCGTGCTAGATGGCAGCCTTCACCATTGGATTCCTCTCTTCCTTGTAGAAGAATACGCAACTTTGTCCATGGAAGGGAGAGGAGATGCTGTTGCTCTATCCCAGACTGTGATCCACAGGTGCTCTAGCGGAT is a genomic window containing:
- the ACOD1 gene encoding cis-aconitate decarboxylase isoform X1; amino-acid sequence: MLKSVTESFARVIHGLTVEHLTDHVIQRSKRMILDTLGVGFLGTNTEVFHKASEYSKIYSSNVASTVWGQPDLRLPPTYAAFVNGVAIHSMDFDDTWHPATHPSGAVLPVLLALSEALPPSPKCSGLDLLLAFNVGIEVQGQLLRFSKEANDIPKRFHPPSVVGTLGSAAATSKFLGLSMTKCREALAIAVSHAGAPIANAATQTKPLHIGNAARHGMEAAFLAMLGLQGNRQILDMQTGFGAFYANYSPKVLPNLDSHAWLLDQQDVAFKRFPAHLATHWVADAAASVRKHLVTDRALLPIDRIARIVLRIPDVQYVNRPFPDSEHEARHSFQFVACATLLDGGITVPSFHKCQINRPQVRELLSKVELEHPQDNLPSFNTLYCEISVTLNDGATFTERSDTFYGHWRKPLSQEDLREKFRANASNVLSCDTVERLTEIVENLEDLEDCSVLTTLLKGPSSPEMVSKSI
- the ACOD1 gene encoding cis-aconitate decarboxylase isoform X2; the encoded protein is MDFDDTWHPATHPSGAVLPVLLALSEALPPSPKCSGLDLLLAFNVGIEVQGQLLRFSKEANDIPKRFHPPSVVGTLGSAAATSKFLGLSMTKCREALAIAVSHAGAPIANAATQTKPLHIGNAARHGMEAAFLAMLGLQGNRQILDMQTGFGAFYANYSPKVLPNLDSHAWLLDQQDVAFKRFPAHLATHWVADAAASVRKHLVTDRALLPIDRIARIVLRIPDVQYVNRPFPDSEHEARHSFQFVACATLLDGGITVPSFHKCQINRPQVRELLSKVELEHPQDNLPSFNTLYCEISVTLNDGATFTERSDTFYGHWRKPLSQEDLREKFRANASNVLSCDTVERLTEIVENLEDLEDCSVLTTLLKGPSSPEMVSKSI